From a single Nicotiana tomentosiformis chromosome 2, ASM39032v3, whole genome shotgun sequence genomic region:
- the LOC104102449 gene encoding structural maintenance of chromosomes protein 4, which yields MESPVANNLTDESPRRGSRTPRLFIKEMVMRNFKSYAGEQRVGPFHKSFSAVVGPNGSGKSNVIDAMLFVFGKRAKQMRLNKVSELIHNSTNHQNLESAGVSVHFQEIIDLDGEAYEAVPGSDFVITRVAFRDNSSKYFINDRSSNFTEVTKKLKGKGVDLDNNRFLILQGEVEQISLMKPKAQGAHDEGFLEYLEDIIGTNKYVEMIEESFKQLESLNERRSGVVQMVKLAEKERDNLEGVKNEAEAYMLKELSLLKWQEKATNLAFEDNSARISEMQENISGQEEDLKIEREKIRESKKTLKELEAKHSKHFKKQEELDNSLRRCKDEFKEFERQDVKYREDLSHLKQKIKKLNDKVDKDSTKITDLTKDCEEAAILIPKLEEDIPKLQQLLVDEEKILEEIQDNSKVETEVFRSELADVRAELEPWEKLLIEHKGKLEVASTESKLLTEKHEAARVAYVEAQEQIVEIQKRLEMKSTSINDARSELENLKLKASEARNLEQECLQEQERLIPLEQVARQKLSELLSVMESEKSQGSVLKAILHAKEANHIQGIYGRMGDLGAIDAKYDVAISTACPGLDYIVVETTAAAQACVELLRNKNLGVATFMILEKQTAHLPRIKQKVSTPEGVPRLFDLIKVQDERMKLAFFAALGNTVVAKDIDQATHIAYGGDKEFRRVVTLDGALFEKSGTMSGGGGKPRGGKMGTSILAASVSPEAVSKAENDLSTLVESLENIRRRITDAVKCYQASEKAVTQLEMELAKSVKEIDSLKSQHNDLIKQLDTLRIASEPSKEEVRRLKELKKIMSAEEKEMDRLTQSSQQLKKKASELQNKIENAGGERLKSQKAKVTKIQSDIDKKGTEINRHKVKIETGQKMIKKLTKGIEESTKEKERLVAEKEKLLCTFKEIEQKAFVVKEDYNKIQELIDQHSSALNDAKNEYETLKKTVDQLRSTEVDAEYKLQDMKKVYKDLELKGKGYKKKLDDLLVAISKHIEQIQKDLVDPEKLQTTLRDGTLVETCDLKRALEMVVILEAQLKEMNPNLDSISEYRSKASVYNERVQELNSVTQERDDIKKQYDEWRKRRLDEFMAGFNTISLKLKEMYQMITLGGDAELELVDSLDPFSEGVVFSVRPPKKSWKNIANLSGGEKTLSSLALVFALHHYKPTPLYVMDEIDAALDFKNVSIVGHYVKDRTKDAQFIIISLRNNMFELADRLIGIYKTDNCTKSITINPGSFVVSQKAA from the exons ATGGAATCGCCGGTCGCCAATAATTTGACGGATGAATCTCCTCGTCGTGGATCTAGAACTCCAAGGCTATTCATTAAAGAGATGGTCATGAGAAACTTCAAATCTTACGCCGGCGAACAGCGTGTTGGCCCCTTTCATAAG AGCTTTTCGGCAGTTGTTGGTCCTAATGGTAGTGGCAAGAGTAACGTAATTGATGCAATGTTGTTCGTGTTCGGAAAGAGAGCCAAACAG ATGCGTCTTAATAAAGTCTCAGAGCTCATCCATAATTCAACTAATCACCAGAATTTGGAGAGTGCTGGCGTGTCTGTTCATTTCCAGGAGATAATAGATTTG GATGGCGAGGCATATGAAGCTGTTCCTGGAAGTGATTTCGTGATTACACGTGTGGCATTCCGAGATAATTCCTCTAAGTACTTTATCAATGACCGGTCAAGTAACTTTACAGAGGTCACCAAGAAACTGAAAGGGAAAGGTGTCGACTTGGATAATAATCGGTTTTTGATTTTGCAG GGTGAGGTTGAGCAAATATCACTGATGAAGCCAAAGGCACAAGGTGCCCATGATGAAGGCTTTCTAGAGTATCTAGAAGATATTATAGGAACCAATAAATATGTTGAGATGATTGAAGAATCATTTAAGCA GCTAGAATCCCTCAACGAAAGAAGGTCTGGCGTTGTTCAGATGGTCAAGCTAGCAGAGAAAGAAAGAGATAACTTGGAG GGTGTGAAGAATGAAGCTGAAGCCTACATGCTTAAAGAATTATCATTGTTAAAATGGCAAGAGAAAGCAACAAATTTGGCCTTTGAAGATAATTCAGCTCGAATTTCAGAGATGCAGGAAAACATTTCTGGACAGGAAGAGGACCTTAAAATAGAGAG GGAGAAAATTCGAGAAAGTAAAAAAACATTGAAGGAGCTTGAAGCGAAGCATTCAAAGCATTTTAAAAAACAAGAG GAGCTTGATAACAGTTTGAGGCGCTGCAAGGACGAGTTCAAGGAATTTGAGAGGCAAGATGTAAAATACCGAGAAGATTTAAGTCACCTGAAGCAGAAGATAAAGAAGCTTAATGATAAAGTTGATAAG GATTCCACAAAAATTACTGACCTAACAAAGGACTGTGAGGAGGCAGCAATTCTGATTCCAAAACTGGAGGAAGATATTCCCAAACTACAACAACTTTTGGTGGATGAGGAAAAGATCTTAGAGGAAATTCAGGATAATTCTAAAG TTGAGACTGAGGTTTTTCGAAGTGAGCTTGCTGATGTTCGTGCTGAACTCGAGCCTTGGGAAAAACTACTAATCGAGCACAAGGGAAAACTTGAAGTTGCATCAACTGAAAGTAAACTTCTGACTGAAAAG CATGAGGCTGCTCGTGTTGCTTATGTGGAAGCTCAAGAGCAGATTGTGGAAATACAGAAAAGACTAGAGATGAAATCGACTAGCATAAATGACGCCAGGAGTGAGCTTGAGAATCTGAAGCTTAAAGCATCTGAAGCTCGAAATCTGGAACAA GAATGCCTTCAGGAACAAGAAAGATTGATTCCACTTGAACAAGTTGCTCGACAAAAACTTTCCGAGCTTTTATCTGTAATGGAATCTGAAAAGAGTCAGGGATCAGTTCTTAAAGCAATATTGCATGCTAAGGAGGCAAATCATATACAGGGTATTTATGGTAGAATGGGTGATTTGGGTGCTATTGATG CAAAGTATGATGTTGCCATATCAACCGCTTGTCCTGGACTAGACTATATTGTAGTCGAGACTACTGCAGCAGCCCAAGCTTGTGTTGAGTTACTTCGCAACAAAAATCTCGGTGTTGCAACTTTCATGATTTTG GAAAAGCAAACTGCTCATTTGCCTAGAATCAAACAGAAAGTAAGCACGCCAGAAGGGGTTCCACGCCTTTTTGATTTAATTAAGGTCCAAGACGAGAGAATGAAACTTGCATTTTTTGCAGCACTAGGAAACACAGTTGTTGCCAAAGATATTGATCAG GCTACACATATTGCCTATGGTGGGGACAAAGAATTTCGGCGTGTTGTAACTCTTGATGGAGCCCTTTTTGAAAAATCTGGGACGATGAGTGGTGGTGGGGGTAAGCCACGAGGTGGGAAGATGGGCACATCTATCTTAGCTGCTAGTGTTTCTCCAGAAGCTGTGTCCAAGGCGGAAAATGATCTTTCGACATtggttgaaagtttggaaaataTACGGAGAAGAATTACTGATGCGGTGAAGTGTTATCAGGCCTCAGAGAAGGCTGTTACTCAACTTGAGATGGAATTAGCAAAAAGCGTCAAGGAG ATTGACAGCCTAAAGTCCCAACATAATGATTTGATAAAGCAACTGGATACCTTAAGGATTGCATCGGAACCCAGCAAGGAGGAAGTTAGAAGATTGAAAGAACTCAAAAAAATAATGTCTGCTGAAGAAAAGGAAATGGACAGGCTTACACAAAGTTCACAACAGTTAAAAAAGAAG GCTTCAGAACTTCAGAATAAAATAGAGAATGCAGGTGGTGAGcgcttgaaaagtcaaaaggCAAAGGTTACCAAAATTCAATCT GACATTGATAAAAAAGGCACAGAGATCAATCGTCACAAAGTTAAGATAGAAACAGGACAGAAAATGATTAAAAAACTCACAAAAGGGATTGAGGAATCAACAAAAGAGAAGGAAAGACTGGTTGCCGAGAAAGAGAAGTTGCTTTGCACTTTCAAAGAGATTGAACAGAAAGCTTTTGTTGTTAAAGAGGACTATAATAAGATACAGGAG CTTATTGATCAGCACTCCAGTGCTCTGAATGATGCTAAAAATGAGTATGAAACTCTGAAGAAGACTGTGGATCAATTGCGTTCGACAGAG GTGGATGCTGAGTACAAGTTACAAGATATGAAGAAGGTCTATAAAGACTTGGAGCTCAAAGGGAAAGGATATAAGAAAAAGCTCGATGATTTGCTTGTTGCTATCTCAAAGCATATTGAGCA GATTCAAAAGGACTTGGTGGATCCAGAAAAGCTTCAAACAACTCTGAGGGATGGAACTCTTGTTGAGACTTGTGATCTTAAGAGAGCTCTAGAGATGGTTGTGATTCTAGAAGCACAACTGAAAGAGATGAACCCAAATCTCGACTCAATCTCTGA GTATCGGAGCAAAGCATCTGTGTACAATGAGAGAGTTCAAGAACTAAATTCTGTTACCCAAGAGCGCGATGATATAAAGAAGCAATATGACGAGTGGAGAAAGAGAAG GTTGGATGAGTTTATGGCGGGTTTTAATACCATATCGTTGAAGCTCAAAGAAATGTATCAG ATGATCACCCTTGGAGGTGATGCCGAACTGGAGTTAGTGGACTCTCTTGATCCGTTCTCTGAAGGTGTCGTTTTCAGTGTCAGACCACCAAAGAAGAGCTGGAAGAATATTGCTAACTTATCAGGTGGTGAAAAG ACCCTCAGCTCATTGGCTCTTGTTTTTGCACTCCACCACTATAAACCTACTCCACTTTATGTAATGGATGAGATTGATGCTGCTTTAG ATTTTAAGAATGTCTCTATCGTGGGACATTATGTGAAGGACAGAACAAAGGATGCACAGTTTATAATCATAAG CCTTAGGAACAACATGTTTGAGCTGGCTGATCGGCTTATTGGCATCTACAAAACAGATAACTGCACAAAGAGTATCACCATTAACCCAGGAAGCTTTGTAGTTTCTCAGAAAGCTGCTTGA
- the LOC104112732 gene encoding zinc-finger homeodomain protein 9-like: MDLTNNSTTTTTTLANTTTITTTSAHIKIPEAEIETPTQIQKPKPFSFSNGVLKRKNLFQHHHPIVVIYKECLKNHAASLGGHAVDGCGEFMPSPTANPADPTSLKCAACGCHRNFHRREPEEPIVIPPPPIATAALEYQPHHRHHPPPPPPPLPRGDHSSPNSPSPPPISSAYYPASAPHMLLALSAGFSGEKNHNPISSPVVNTTNCNGRKRFRTKFTPDQKVKMLEFAERVGWKMQKRDEDLVRSFCNQIGIEKGVLKVWMHNNKNTFGKKLDQHHLADININNNGNSTNVVNGFCIVSRNNNSHHHNSTDSAEFHHLHHHESSYDDNKISDHIKSVGTANVVVATNGSSSSS, translated from the coding sequence ATGGACTTAACAAATAAcagtactactactactactacactCGCCAACACAACAACCATTACTACTACATCAGCTCATATCAAAATCCCAGAAGCTGAAATTGAAACCCCAACTCAGATCCAAAAacctaagcctttctctttcagTAATGGTGTCCTTAAACGCAAAAATCTCTTCCAACATCATCATCCTATTGTGGTTATTTACAAAGAATGTCTGAAAAATCATGCTGCTAGTTTAGGTGGCCATGCGGTTGATGGCTGTGGAGAATTTATGCCTTCTCCTACTGCTAACCCAGCAGACCCAACATCTCTTAAATGCGCCGCTTGTGGCTGTCATCGGAATTTCCACCGCCGTGAACCGGAAGAACCCATCGTCATCCCACCACCACCTATCGCCACCGCAGCTCTTGAGTACCAACCTCACCACCGTCACCATCCTCCTCCACCACCTCCGCCGCTTCCTCGTGGGGACCACAGCAGTCCGAATTCTCCATCTCCGCCGCCGATTTCTTCAGCTTATTACCCAGCTTCTGCACCTCACATGCTCTTAGCCTTGAGTGCTGGCTTTTCCGGCGAAAAAAATCATAACCCCATATCAAGCCCGGTGGTAAATACTACTAACTGTAACGGGAGAAAGCGTTTCCGGACGAAATTCACTCCGGATCAGAAGGTGAAAATGCTGGAATTTGCAGAAAGAGTTGGGTGGAAAATGCAGAAGCGAGATGAAGATCTGGTGAGAAGTTTCTGCAACCAAATTGGAATTGAAAAGGGTGTTTTAAAAGTATGGATGCACAATAACAAGAACACTTTTGGGAAGAAATTAGATCAACACCACCTCGCCGacatcaacatcaacaacaaTGGTAACAGTACTAACGTCGTTAATGGTTTTTGTATTGTTAGTAGAAATAACAACAGTCATCATCATAACAGTACCGACTCAGCAGAATTTCATCACCTTCACCATCACGAAAGCAGCTATGACGACAACAAGATTAGTGACCATATTAAAAGTGTTGGTACTGCTAATGTTGTTGTTGCTACTAATGGGTCTTCTTCTTCATCTTGA